The Flavobacterium commune genome contains a region encoding:
- a CDS encoding spermidine synthase has product MIKRLLSYFYPIKIYSQKSALSQSIEITWANGDLVMDSLNTNYSYGSLQRILKLGLKNIGFAKIKKMESILILGVAGGSVIKTLVDDIQFSGKITGVEIDAEMIKIANQYFKLDKIPQLNIVIDDAFEFVLKTKDKYDLIIVDIFQDTKMPNFLFESFFIDRICFLLKSKGFILFNTMLLSPEENLRNQKLINEFKTEYFSIKTIPRVEIHNELIVIEKLD; this is encoded by the coding sequence ATGATTAAACGATTACTTAGCTATTTCTACCCTATAAAAATTTATAGCCAAAAATCGGCTTTGAGCCAATCTATAGAAATTACCTGGGCTAATGGTGATTTAGTTATGGATTCCCTAAACACTAATTATTCATACGGAAGTTTGCAACGCATTTTGAAATTAGGTTTGAAAAATATTGGCTTTGCCAAAATAAAAAAGATGGAATCCATTTTAATACTTGGTGTTGCCGGAGGAAGTGTCATCAAAACTTTGGTGGACGACATTCAGTTTTCAGGAAAAATTACAGGAGTTGAAATTGATGCCGAAATGATAAAAATAGCAAATCAATATTTTAAATTGGATAAAATTCCGCAACTCAATATAGTAATTGATGATGCTTTTGAATTTGTTTTAAAAACTAAAGATAAATACGATTTAATTATTGTTGATATTTTTCAGGATACCAAAATGCCAAATTTCCTATTCGAATCTTTTTTTATAGACAGAATTTGCTTTTTATTAAAAAGTAAAGGTTTTATCCTTTTCAACACGATGCTTCTGAGCCCTGAAGAGAATCTTCGCAATCAAAAATTGATTAACGAATTTAAAACAGAATATTTTTCAATCAAAACAATTCCAAGAGTTGAAATACATAACGAATTAATTGTGATTGAAAAATTAGATTAA